Proteins encoded in a region of the Limanda limanda chromosome 17, fLimLim1.1, whole genome shotgun sequence genome:
- the mpp3a gene encoding MAGUK p55 subfamily member 3: MKEAMPVLTAGAGLHETLALLTSQLRPDANHKEDMVFLKDVFSERSLGYLMKIHEKLRQYERQSPAPVLHSVASLAEDVAEDLQGGPMSNEEKELLHLLTSPHLKAVLSVHDTVAQKNFDPVLPPLPDDFEDELEEESVKIVRLVKNKEPLGATIRRDEATGVVLVARIMRGGAADRSGLVHVGDELREVNGVSVIHKRPDEISQLLSQSQGSITLKIIPAIKEEDRLKESKVYMRALFDYIPLEDKATPCQEAGLPFKRGDILQVVTQDDPTWWQAKRVGDSNLRAGLVPSKQFQERRLAYRIKMGTLPNPKSPKKPVYDQGCDKEDCDCEGYFNGQYIAGLRRSFRLSRKDRQGSLGEGSDPGDSDYLTYEEVTRYLWRPNERPRLVVLIGSLGARINELKQRVIAENPHRYAVAVPHTTRPKKPHEKEGVEYHFVTKLQFDADALNNKFIEHGEYKENQYGTSIEAIRSVQAKNKMCVVDVQPEALRRLRTAEFKPYVIFVKPRVPESRRRRSATTSPAGGDHSRVTDEDLQEMRQSAIQIDQQYGHLVDRVLIKEDSASACAELRGILERLERESFWVPLNWVRT; the protein is encoded by the exons ATGAAAGAAGCCATGCCGGTTCTAACAGCAGGAGCAG GGCTTCACGAAACGCTGGCCCTGCTGACCTCTCAGCTGCGGCCCGATGCCAACCACAAGGAGGACATGGTGTTCCTCAAAGACGTGTTCAGTGAGAGAAGTCTGGGATACCTTATGAAG ATCCATGAGAAGCTGAGACAGTATGAGAGACAGAGTCCGGCACCTGTTCTCCACAGTGTTGCTTCTCTGGCAGAGGAT GTGGCGGAGGATCTGCAGGGTGGACCGATGAGCAatgaggagaaggagctgcTGCACCTGTTGACGTCACCACATCTGAAG GCTGTTCTCTCAGTGCACGACACTGTGGCTCAGAAAAACTTTGACCCCGTGCTGCCGCCGCTGCCCGATGACTTCGAGGACGAGCTGGAAGAGGAGTCAGTGAAGATTGTCAGACTGGTGAAGAACAAGGAGCCTCTG GGAGCCACCATCAGGCGGGATGAAGCCACTGGGGTCGTGCTGGTCGCTCGGATCATGAGAGGAGGTGCAGCTGATCGAAGTG GTTTGGTCCATGTCGGAGATGAACTCAGGGAGGTCAACGGTGTCTCTGTGATCCACAAGAGACCTGACGAGATCAGTCAGCTGCTG TCCCAGTCCCAGGGCTCCATCACTCTCAAGATAATCCCTGCTATTAAGGAAGAGGATCGACTGAAGGAGAGCAAG GTGTATATGAGAGCCTTGTTTGACTACATCCCGCTGGAGGACAAGGCCACGCCCTGCCAAGAGGCGGGACTTCCCTTCAAACGAGGAGACATCCTGCAGGTCGTGACGCAGGACGACCCCACGTGGTGGCAGGCCAAACGCGTTGGAGACAGCAACCTGCGGGCCGGACTCGTCCCGTCCAAACAGTTCCAGGAGAG GCGACTGGCCTACAGGATCAAAATGGGCACACTCCCGAATCCAAAATCCCCTAAAAAGCCTGTCT ACGACCAAGGATGTGATAAAG AGGACTGTGACTGTGAGGGCTATTTCAATGGACAGTACATAG CTGGTTTACGGAGGAGTTTCAGGCTGAGTCGTAAAGACAGACAAGGATCCTTAGGAGAGGGCTCTGATCCCGGAGACTCTGACTACCTGACCTACGAGGAGGTGACCCGCTACCTGTGGAGGCCCAATGAGAGGCCTCGTCTGGTGGTTCTGATCG GTTCTCTTGGAGCACGGATCAATGAGCTCAAACAGCGGGTGATTGCTGAAAACCCACATCGTTATGCTGTGGCTGTACCGC ATACCACAAGGCCCAAGAAACCCCACGAGAAGGAGGGAGTGGAGTACCACTTTGTCACAAAGctgcaatttgatgcagatgCTTTGAACAACAA GTTCATAGAGCACGGTGAATACAAGGAGAACCAGTATGGCACCAGTATAGAGGCGATCCGCTCTGTACAGGCCAAGAATAAGATGTGCGTAGTTGACGTGCAGCCTGAG GCTCTGAGGAGGCTGCGGACAGCAGAGTTCAAGCCTTATGTCATATTCGTCAAACCTCGTGTTCCTGAGAGCAGGCGACGCCGCAGTGCTACCACCTCGCCAGCAGGGGGAGACCACAGTCGCGTTACA GATGAAGACCTGCAGGAGATGCGTCAGTCTGCCATTCAGATCGATCAGCAGTATGGACACCTGGTGGACCGGGTCCTCATCAAGGAGGACTCAGCCAGTGCCTGTGCAGAACTCCGGGGTATTTTGGAGAGGCTGGAGCGAGAATCCTTCTGGGTGCCTCTCAACTGGGTGCGGACCTAA